A DNA window from Xanthomonas campestris pv. campestris str. ATCC 33913 contains the following coding sequences:
- a CDS encoding enoyl-CoA hydratase/isomerase family protein, whose translation MSNHVILIADHANVRTITVNRPDKLNALNQQTMQALDAAFAEAAAAEDVRVVVLTGAGPKAFVAGADIAEMSELSAMQGREFSLLGQRLMRRIERMPKPVIAMVSGFALGGGLELAMACHLRIAAATARIGQPEINLGLIPGFGGTQRLLRLTGRAAALELCLLGTPIDAARALQLGLVNRVVEPEALQAETTALAERLAGSAPLALRGILDAVVVGGECGMEEGLQLETAQFSLLFATDDMREGTRAFLDKRPAQFRNR comes from the coding sequence ATGTCCAATCACGTCATTCTGATCGCAGACCACGCCAATGTCCGGACCATTACGGTCAATCGCCCGGACAAACTGAACGCCTTGAACCAGCAGACCATGCAGGCGCTGGATGCGGCATTTGCAGAGGCGGCAGCGGCCGAAGACGTGCGCGTGGTCGTGCTGACCGGCGCCGGCCCCAAGGCTTTCGTGGCCGGCGCGGACATCGCCGAGATGAGCGAGCTCTCCGCAATGCAGGGCCGCGAGTTTTCGCTGCTGGGGCAGCGGCTGATGCGCAGGATCGAACGCATGCCAAAGCCGGTGATCGCCATGGTCAGCGGGTTCGCGTTGGGCGGCGGGCTGGAACTGGCGATGGCCTGCCACCTGCGCATTGCCGCCGCCACTGCACGGATCGGGCAACCGGAAATCAATCTGGGCCTGATCCCGGGCTTCGGCGGCACGCAGCGCCTGCTCCGCCTCACCGGCCGCGCCGCCGCATTGGAGCTGTGCCTGCTCGGCACGCCGATCGATGCCGCGCGCGCCCTGCAACTGGGCCTGGTCAATCGCGTGGTCGAACCAGAGGCCTTGCAGGCAGAAACCACCGCACTGGCCGAGCGCCTGGCCGGCTCCGCACCGCTCGCACTGCGCGGCATCCTGGATGCGGTGGTGGTGGGCGGCGAATGCGGCATGGAAGAAGGCCTGCAGCTGGAAACCGCGCAATTTTCCCTGCTGTTTGCGACCGACGACATGCGCGAAGGCACACGTGCGTTTCTCGACAAGCGCCCCGCGCAGTTCCGCAATCGCTGA
- a CDS encoding MOSC domain-containing protein gives MALNPDSPLGKLMATLPQTGQVTWIGVRPARDVAMLEVDAAQATTGIGLVGDRYKGGSGKRGITLLQAEHLPVIAALAGQAALAPATLRRNLVVVGIPLIALKGRRFRIGEVELEGTDPCDPCSRMEEALGPGGYNAMRGHGGLCARILRGGVLRIGDTVQAL, from the coding sequence ATGGCTTTGAATCCCGACAGCCCGCTGGGCAAATTGATGGCGACGCTGCCGCAGACCGGGCAGGTGACCTGGATCGGCGTGCGTCCTGCGCGTGATGTGGCAATGCTGGAAGTGGATGCGGCGCAGGCCACCACCGGTATTGGCTTGGTGGGCGATCGCTACAAGGGCGGCAGCGGCAAGCGCGGTATCACCCTGCTCCAGGCCGAGCACCTGCCGGTGATCGCCGCATTGGCCGGCCAGGCGGCACTGGCGCCGGCAACCTTGCGCCGCAACCTGGTGGTAGTCGGCATTCCGTTGATTGCACTGAAAGGACGGCGGTTCCGCATCGGGGAGGTGGAGCTGGAAGGCACCGATCCGTGCGACCCGTGTTCGCGCATGGAAGAGGCGCTGGGGCCAGGCGGCTATAACGCGATGCGCGGCCACGGCGGGCTGTGCGCACGCATCCTGCGCGGCGGTGTGCTGCGCATCGGCGATACGGTGCAGGCGCTATGA
- a CDS encoding CoA pyrophosphatase → MQGEDSNSGGLASPCIGVCSLDAQGSCVGCLRSLDEIARWMSMSDGERLEYLQTVLPARALAAQLPECAALQRALYPLHTAPDGPGWNHAELIDLTEGGASAEAAVLCGLVPRTQGTMVLLTRRTDSLRHHAGQVSFPGGRIEPSDADAAAAALRESCEEIALGAQQVHALGYLDPFLTVSGFRVTPVVAVIDPAFVAVPQPDEVADVFEVPLAYLMDPDNLRSVELEYRGRPRRVLEYDWPGHRIWGATAAILLNLRRRLEQSA, encoded by the coding sequence ATGCAGGGCGAGGATTCGAACAGCGGTGGCCTGGCCAGCCCGTGTATCGGTGTATGTTCGCTGGACGCGCAGGGGAGCTGTGTCGGTTGCCTGCGGAGCCTGGATGAAATTGCACGCTGGATGAGCATGAGTGACGGTGAACGCCTGGAGTATCTGCAAACGGTGCTGCCCGCGCGCGCGTTGGCGGCGCAGCTGCCCGAGTGCGCGGCCTTGCAGCGTGCGCTGTATCCGCTGCACACCGCGCCGGACGGGCCCGGCTGGAACCATGCCGAGTTGATCGATCTCACCGAAGGCGGCGCCTCGGCCGAAGCGGCGGTGTTGTGCGGACTGGTGCCGCGCACGCAGGGCACGATGGTGTTGCTGACGCGGCGCACCGACAGCCTGCGCCACCACGCCGGGCAGGTGAGTTTCCCCGGTGGCCGGATCGAGCCGTCCGATGCCGATGCGGCGGCGGCGGCGTTGCGCGAAAGCTGCGAGGAAATCGCCCTGGGCGCGCAGCAGGTGCACGCACTGGGCTATCTGGACCCGTTTCTGACCGTGAGCGGATTCCGTGTGACTCCGGTGGTAGCGGTGATCGACCCGGCCTTTGTGGCCGTACCGCAGCCGGACGAGGTGGCCGACGTCTTCGAGGTGCCACTGGCCTATCTGATGGACCCGGACAACTTGCGCAGCGTGGAGCTGGAGTACCGCGGCCGGCCACGTCGCGTGCTCGAATACGACTGGCCCGGTCACCGGATCTGGGGTGCCACCGCGGCCATTCTTCTCAATCTTCGCCGTCGTCTGGAGCAGAGTGCATGA
- a CDS encoding SAM-dependent methyltransferase has translation MQHDDQPLPQTAPHGRVISHLGETDTDDATLLASIKTRLRQHNDRSAAEMEHLLQLVDALWAMELGRFLLRNRGLNANWTHQLVTYQAGTLVQQTTPALEYELFEKTPAVLATRERFGIFRTQLQALLRPGMTLASLPCGWMADVLSLDYGQCPDVRLIGIDLDPQALDGALRLAQQYGLEGQLTLQREDAWAPGEPNSVDVLSSNGLNLYEPDDARVIALYRAFFDRLRPGGTLVASFLTPPPSLCAESPWKLDLIDGAALVLQSQVFIDVVQARWASFRTHAQTRTQLESAGFTDVRFIDDRASIFPTVIARKPMSD, from the coding sequence ATGCAACATGATGATCAACCACTGCCGCAGACGGCACCGCACGGCCGGGTGATTTCGCATCTGGGCGAGACGGACACCGATGACGCGACCTTGCTCGCGTCGATCAAGACGCGGCTGCGTCAACACAACGATCGCTCTGCTGCAGAAATGGAGCATTTGCTGCAACTGGTCGATGCGCTGTGGGCGATGGAGCTGGGCCGGTTCCTGCTGCGCAATCGTGGGCTCAATGCGAATTGGACGCATCAGCTGGTGACGTATCAGGCAGGAACCCTGGTGCAGCAGACGACGCCTGCGCTGGAGTACGAACTCTTCGAAAAGACGCCTGCCGTGCTCGCAACGCGCGAGCGCTTTGGCATCTTCCGCACGCAGTTGCAGGCGTTGCTGCGGCCCGGCATGACGCTGGCCTCGCTGCCGTGCGGCTGGATGGCCGATGTGCTGAGCCTGGACTACGGGCAGTGCCCGGATGTGCGGCTGATCGGTATCGATCTCGACCCGCAGGCGTTGGACGGTGCATTGCGGCTTGCGCAGCAGTATGGCCTGGAAGGCCAGTTGACGCTGCAACGTGAGGATGCGTGGGCGCCGGGCGAGCCGAACAGCGTGGATGTGTTGAGCAGCAACGGCCTCAATCTCTATGAGCCGGACGATGCGCGCGTGATTGCCTTGTACCGCGCATTTTTTGACAGGCTGCGGCCGGGCGGCACGCTGGTGGCGAGCTTTCTCACGCCGCCACCGAGCCTGTGTGCCGAGTCGCCCTGGAAACTGGACCTGATCGACGGCGCTGCGTTGGTGCTGCAGAGCCAGGTATTCATCGATGTGGTGCAGGCGCGCTGGGCGTCGTTCCGTACGCATGCGCAGACCCGCACGCAGCTGGAGAGCGCGGGGTTTACCGATGTGCGTTTTATCGATGATCGCGCAAGCATCTTTCCGACGGTGATTGCGCGGAAACCGATGAGCGACTGA
- a CDS encoding ATP-binding cassette domain-containing protein yields MTCPSLTLESVTYLLPDGSPLFSDLTTHIDQRRTGLVGRNGVGKSVLCRILAGALAPSAGRCVRTGSVHYLPQRVSAAPGQSIAALAGVAPLLDALDRIANGSVEAADFERVGERWTAHQTFAVALEQHGLGGRDALAPADTLSGGEAMRVALAGAWLAQPDFLILDEPSNHLDDVQRARLLAQLQAWTGGLLVISHDRALLETMQHILELSPQGLRSYGGNYSAYAAQRALERQAACDLLASRKLERQRGEQALRCQQQRQQQRQARGSRAASQANQAPILLGRQKQRSEASAGRLHQQHSAERARLATAVIDAALQVDHAQAVALLPPSSPATAAHRLATLQQVALADGRLGGRRVDLLLHGQPRIGVVGPNGSGKSSLLLLLAGQLLPSAGQCAIHVPVAYLDQDLAQLDPARSAAQHLHAAEPDGQAHAQRLRLALLGLDQARADLPTGQLSGGQRLKVALAGALYRARPAQLLLLDEPTNHLDLASVEAVEALLQDYRGALMVVSHDAAFLQRLGLQQRLDTAQPQWRLAPW; encoded by the coding sequence ATGACCTGTCCTTCGCTGACGCTGGAAAGCGTTACGTACCTGCTGCCCGATGGCAGCCCGCTGTTTTCTGATCTCACCACGCACATCGATCAGCGCCGCACCGGCCTGGTCGGTCGCAATGGCGTGGGCAAGAGTGTGCTTTGCCGCATCCTGGCCGGTGCGCTGGCGCCCAGTGCCGGGCGCTGCGTCCGTACCGGCAGCGTGCATTACCTGCCGCAGCGGGTGAGCGCCGCGCCCGGGCAGAGCATCGCCGCGCTGGCCGGCGTGGCGCCGCTCCTGGATGCGTTGGACCGCATTGCGAACGGCAGCGTGGAAGCGGCTGATTTCGAACGGGTGGGCGAGCGCTGGACCGCGCATCAGACATTCGCCGTTGCCCTGGAACAGCACGGCCTGGGCGGGCGCGATGCGCTTGCGCCGGCGGACACGCTCAGCGGTGGCGAGGCGATGCGGGTGGCACTGGCGGGCGCATGGCTGGCGCAGCCAGACTTTTTGATCCTGGACGAGCCGAGCAACCATCTGGATGACGTGCAGCGAGCGCGGTTGCTGGCGCAGTTGCAGGCCTGGACCGGAGGGCTGCTGGTGATCAGCCATGACCGCGCGTTGCTGGAGACGATGCAGCACATTCTGGAGCTGTCGCCGCAGGGGCTGCGCAGCTACGGCGGCAACTACAGCGCCTATGCCGCGCAGCGGGCGCTGGAACGGCAGGCCGCCTGCGACCTGCTGGCCAGCCGCAAGCTAGAGCGGCAGCGGGGTGAGCAGGCGTTGCGCTGCCAGCAGCAACGGCAGCAGCAGCGCCAGGCGCGTGGCAGCCGTGCCGCCAGCCAGGCCAATCAGGCGCCGATCCTGCTTGGCCGGCAAAAGCAGCGCAGCGAGGCCAGCGCCGGGCGCCTGCACCAGCAGCACAGCGCCGAGCGCGCACGCCTGGCCACTGCCGTCATCGATGCGGCGTTGCAGGTGGATCACGCGCAGGCGGTCGCGCTGCTGCCGCCGTCCTCGCCGGCCACCGCGGCGCACCGGCTCGCCACGTTGCAGCAGGTGGCGCTGGCGGATGGGCGGCTGGGTGGGCGGCGGGTGGACCTGCTGCTGCACGGCCAACCACGCATCGGGGTGGTCGGGCCCAATGGCAGCGGCAAGTCGTCGTTGCTGCTGCTTCTGGCCGGGCAACTGCTGCCGTCAGCCGGGCAGTGCGCGATCCACGTGCCAGTGGCCTATCTGGACCAGGACCTGGCGCAGCTGGACCCGGCGCGTTCTGCCGCGCAGCACCTGCACGCTGCCGAGCCCGATGGCCAGGCCCACGCGCAGCGCTTGCGGCTTGCGCTGCTGGGCCTGGACCAGGCCCGTGCCGACCTGCCCACCGGCCAGCTCAGCGGCGGCCAGCGGCTGAAGGTGGCGCTGGCCGGTGCGCTGTATCGGGCCCGGCCGGCGCAGTTGCTGCTGCTGGACGAGCCAACCAACCATCTGGACCTGGCCTCGGTGGAGGCGGTGGAAGCGCTGCTGCAGGACTATCGCGGCGCCCTGATGGTGGTCTCGCACGACGCCGCCTTCCTGCAACGACTGGGTCTGCAGCAGCGCCTGGACACGGCCCAGCCGCAGTGGCGGCTGGCGCCGTGGTGA
- a CDS encoding GNAT family N-acetyltransferase, with protein MSVLIREASDGDAAAIEVLTMVAFMRAEHSRHDEQHVIAALRNDDALALSLVADHDGYVVGHLAVSPVALSDGSSGWFALGPLAVGPGHQRQGLGTRLVQAALATLRERGAAGCVAHGEPGFFRRLGFAVEPGLSVPDVPASELQALAFGDRLLPLADVAYHPAFGLG; from the coding sequence ATGAGTGTGCTGATCCGCGAGGCGAGCGACGGCGACGCCGCTGCCATCGAGGTGCTGACGATGGTGGCCTTCATGCGCGCCGAGCATAGCCGGCATGACGAGCAGCATGTGATTGCCGCGCTGCGTAACGACGATGCGCTGGCGCTGTCGTTGGTCGCCGATCACGACGGCTATGTGGTCGGCCATCTGGCGGTGTCGCCGGTGGCTTTGTCCGACGGTTCTTCCGGCTGGTTCGCACTCGGACCGCTGGCAGTGGGCCCAGGCCATCAACGTCAGGGGCTCGGCACGCGCTTGGTGCAGGCGGCCCTGGCCACCTTGCGCGAGCGCGGTGCGGCCGGGTGCGTGGCCCACGGCGAACCCGGCTTTTTCCGGCGGTTGGGATTTGCGGTGGAGCCGGGGTTGAGCGTGCCCGACGTGCCCGCATCGGAATTGCAGGCGCTGGCCTTCGGCGACCGGCTGCTGCCGCTGGCCGATGTGGCCTATCACCCGGCCTTCGGACTGGGCTGA
- a CDS encoding N-acetylmuramoyl-L-alanine amidase, with protein MSDAVLPSPPITYAPLSYESRLARRTLRNIDMVVIHCTELPDMAMAREYGERVLYDSGTGNSGHYYIDRNGSIQQYVALERVAHHVRGHNPHTLGIELVNSGRYPHWLDSRHQQMREPYPDAQINALVTLLQWLEQQLPSVRRMAGHEALDTTQEAASDDPSRKIQRKRDPGPLFPWERIETAVRWVHAPR; from the coding sequence ATGTCCGATGCCGTCCTGCCGTCGCCCCCGATCACCTACGCGCCGTTGTCCTACGAATCGCGGCTGGCCCGGCGCACGCTGCGCAACATCGACATGGTGGTCATCCATTGCACCGAGTTGCCGGACATGGCGATGGCGCGCGAATACGGCGAACGCGTGCTCTACGACAGCGGCACCGGCAACAGCGGCCACTACTACATCGACCGCAATGGCAGCATCCAGCAGTACGTGGCGCTGGAGCGCGTCGCCCACCACGTGCGCGGCCACAATCCGCACACGCTGGGCATCGAACTGGTCAACAGCGGGCGTTATCCGCATTGGCTGGATTCGCGCCATCAGCAGATGCGCGAACCCTACCCCGACGCGCAGATCAACGCGCTGGTGACCTTGCTGCAGTGGCTGGAGCAACAGCTACCGTCAGTACGGCGGATGGCCGGTCACGAGGCATTGGACACCACCCAGGAAGCGGCCAGCGACGACCCCTCGCGCAAGATCCAGCGCAAGCGCGACCCCGGGCCGTTGTTTCCGTGGGAGCGCATCGAAACTGCCGTGCGCTGGGTGCACGCGCCGCGCTGA
- the nth gene encoding endonuclease III: MSSALSAPPPRRGSTLRKPEIQELFARLRELNPHPTTELEYTTPFELLIAVLLSAQATDVGVNKATRKLYPVANTPRDILDLGEEGLKRYISTIGLFNAKAKNVIATCRILLERYGGEVPHDRAALEALPGVGRKTANVVLNTAFGEPTMAVDTHIFRVANRTGLAPGKDVRVVEDKLVKVIPAEFLHDAHHWLILHGRYVCKARKPDCPNCVIHDLCRYRDKTVAA, encoded by the coding sequence ATGAGCAGCGCACTTTCCGCACCGCCCCCGCGTCGCGGCAGCACCCTGCGCAAGCCGGAGATACAGGAGCTGTTTGCGCGGCTGCGCGAACTCAACCCGCATCCCACCACCGAGCTGGAATACACCACGCCGTTCGAACTGCTGATTGCGGTGCTGTTGTCCGCACAGGCGACCGACGTGGGCGTCAACAAGGCCACGCGCAAGCTGTACCCGGTTGCCAATACACCACGCGACATCCTGGACCTGGGCGAAGAAGGCCTGAAGCGTTACATCTCGACGATTGGATTGTTCAACGCCAAGGCCAAGAACGTCATCGCCACCTGCCGCATCCTGCTGGAGCGTTACGGCGGCGAGGTGCCGCACGATCGGGCTGCGCTCGAGGCGCTACCTGGCGTGGGCCGCAAGACCGCCAACGTGGTGCTCAACACCGCGTTCGGCGAACCCACCATGGCCGTGGACACCCACATCTTTCGCGTCGCCAACCGCACCGGCCTGGCACCCGGCAAGGACGTGCGCGTGGTCGAAGACAAATTGGTCAAGGTCATTCCGGCCGAATTCCTGCACGACGCCCACCACTGGCTGATCCTGCACGGGCGCTACGTCTGCAAGGCACGCAAACCGGATTGCCCGAATTGCGTGATCCACGATCTATGCCGCTACCGCGACAAGACGGTGGCTGCCTGA
- a CDS encoding sulfurtransferase translates to MSAEPDWTTLVDSATLAAALQHPQLRLLDARAAPPTAPDPGAAQRDYAQGHLPGAHFANLHDALADVSRPGQGRHPLPHSDVFAAQLGRWGITPDSQVVVYDAADGSMAAARAWWMLRLMGHRRVAVLDGGLAAWRAAGLPETTAVPSPADSGAYPGSFDADAVVDAEAILARLDAAPGWLLDARAGERFRGEVEPIDPVAGHVPGAVSRPLGMSLRDGRFKPAAELRAELGALLCDYAPEQAVVMCGSGVTACHLLLALEVAGLSGARVYAGSWSGWLQDRSRPVAVASQLQAQ, encoded by the coding sequence ATGAGTGCCGAACCCGACTGGACCACGCTGGTGGACAGCGCCACCCTGGCAGCAGCGCTGCAGCACCCGCAGTTGCGTCTGCTGGATGCGCGGGCGGCACCGCCAACCGCGCCGGACCCGGGCGCCGCACAGCGCGACTACGCACAAGGACATCTGCCGGGTGCGCATTTCGCCAATCTGCACGACGCGCTGGCGGATGTGTCGCGCCCTGGGCAAGGGCGTCATCCGCTGCCGCACAGTGATGTCTTCGCGGCCCAGCTCGGCCGCTGGGGGATCACGCCCGACAGCCAGGTGGTGGTCTATGACGCGGCCGACGGCAGCATGGCGGCCGCACGTGCATGGTGGATGCTGCGGCTGATGGGCCATCGCCGCGTGGCGGTACTGGATGGCGGCCTGGCCGCCTGGCGTGCGGCCGGGTTGCCCGAGACCACGGCAGTGCCTTCGCCGGCCGACAGCGGCGCGTACCCGGGCAGTTTCGATGCGGATGCGGTGGTGGACGCCGAGGCGATCCTGGCGCGCCTGGACGCGGCGCCGGGCTGGCTGCTCGACGCACGTGCCGGTGAGCGCTTTCGTGGCGAGGTGGAGCCCATCGACCCGGTGGCCGGGCACGTGCCGGGCGCGGTGAGTCGCCCGCTCGGCATGAGCCTGCGCGATGGGCGGTTCAAGCCGGCGGCGGAGTTGCGCGCCGAGCTGGGCGCGCTGCTGTGCGACTACGCGCCGGAGCAGGCCGTGGTGATGTGTGGCTCGGGTGTGACCGCCTGCCATCTGCTGCTCGCGCTGGAGGTGGCAGGGCTCTCCGGTGCGCGCGTGTATGCCGGATCGTGGAGCGGCTGGTTGCAGGATCGCAGCCGCCCGGTCGCGGTCGCTAGCCAATTGCAGGCACAATAG
- a CDS encoding FKBP-type peptidyl-prolyl cis-trans isomerase N-terminal domain-containing protein translates to MKLRSIAVAVAALALTGNALAQDTTSEKGKLSYYFGYDYGNNLAELTGRGEQLDINSVVKGLQDAYAKKQPAITADQLKPAVEAFQKREQGRAQQAKAEYDKAAAANKTKSDAFLAKNKSTAGVQTLPSGVQYRVIEAGKGAKPTQASTVQLEVAGPFPFGDREKARPAQQIPAIKVSEVEMQAMRDTLLQMPAGSKWEVTLPPEKAYGADPRTPFPPNVAVQFEIKLVSVK, encoded by the coding sequence ATGAAGTTGCGTTCGATCGCGGTCGCTGTGGCGGCCCTGGCCCTGACGGGCAATGCGCTGGCCCAGGACACAACGTCCGAGAAGGGCAAGCTGAGCTACTACTTTGGTTATGACTACGGCAACAACCTTGCCGAGCTCACCGGACGTGGTGAACAGCTGGATATCAACTCGGTGGTGAAGGGTCTGCAGGACGCCTATGCCAAGAAGCAGCCGGCCATCACTGCCGACCAGCTGAAGCCGGCCGTGGAAGCGTTCCAGAAGCGTGAGCAGGGCCGTGCCCAGCAGGCTAAGGCCGAGTACGACAAGGCCGCTGCCGCCAACAAGACCAAGAGCGATGCGTTCCTGGCCAAGAACAAGAGCACCGCTGGCGTGCAGACGCTGCCGAGCGGCGTGCAGTACCGCGTGATCGAAGCCGGCAAGGGCGCCAAGCCGACCCAGGCCAGCACCGTGCAACTTGAAGTCGCCGGTCCGTTCCCCTTCGGCGACCGCGAGAAGGCACGTCCTGCGCAGCAGATCCCGGCCATCAAGGTCAGCGAAGTCGAGATGCAGGCCATGCGCGATACGCTGCTGCAGATGCCGGCCGGCTCCAAGTGGGAAGTGACCCTGCCGCCGGAAAAGGCCTATGGTGCCGACCCGCGTACCCCGTTCCCGCCGAACGTGGCTGTGCAGTTCGAGATCAAGCTGGTCAGCGTCAAGTAA
- a CDS encoding DUF1684 domain-containing protein: MRWQLQRGAIGVVGIVLVVACSAGSTSQGSGAAAEPSSARADRDGYAAALAHARAARRAQLHAPDGWLSYTGSGRVRPGRYRVGADPHADIVLPAGPAQLGNLTLDPEGQLRFQAAAGTGVTLHGKPVTEVVLAPERAGQPGDRLRIDAREFYVVQTGALYGWRFRDPAALAQFGELDYFPTDAHWRIDAQWQPYDAPRATTLLTSIGTPLTVQVPGEAVFTRNGQRYRLRPIAQDGDARLFFVFADRTSGKESYGGARYLYTDAPRDGRVVLDFNLAENPPCALTPHVVCPIAPPDNRLDLAVNAGEKTYRPSGR, translated from the coding sequence ATGCGGTGGCAGTTGCAGCGTGGCGCGATAGGCGTCGTGGGAATCGTGCTGGTGGTTGCATGTTCGGCCGGGTCGACCTCGCAGGGCAGTGGTGCAGCGGCTGAGCCGTCGAGCGCGCGTGCCGATCGTGACGGCTACGCTGCAGCGCTTGCGCACGCACGTGCGGCGCGCCGTGCCCAATTGCATGCTCCGGATGGCTGGTTGAGCTACACCGGCTCCGGCCGCGTGCGCCCGGGCCGCTATCGGGTGGGGGCCGACCCGCATGCCGATATCGTGCTGCCGGCGGGGCCTGCGCAGCTGGGCAACCTGACGCTGGATCCCGAAGGCCAGCTGCGTTTCCAGGCCGCGGCCGGCACCGGAGTGACGCTGCACGGCAAGCCCGTGACAGAGGTGGTGCTGGCGCCCGAGCGGGCAGGGCAGCCGGGCGACCGTCTGCGCATCGATGCGCGCGAGTTCTATGTGGTGCAGACCGGCGCCTTGTACGGGTGGCGGTTTCGCGACCCGGCAGCGCTGGCACAGTTCGGGGAGCTGGACTATTTCCCTACCGATGCGCACTGGCGTATCGACGCGCAGTGGCAGCCGTATGACGCGCCACGTGCCACCACGTTGTTGACCTCGATCGGCACACCGTTGACGGTGCAGGTGCCGGGCGAAGCGGTGTTCACCCGCAACGGCCAGCGTTATCGCCTGCGTCCGATCGCGCAGGACGGGGATGCGCGGCTGTTCTTCGTGTTCGCCGACCGTACCAGCGGCAAGGAAAGCTACGGCGGCGCGCGCTATCTCTACACAGACGCGCCGCGCGACGGCCGCGTTGTGCTGGATTTCAATCTGGCCGAGAACCCGCCCTGCGCGCTGACGCCGCATGTGGTGTGCCCGATTGCGCCGCCGGACAATCGCCTGGACCTGGCGGTCAATGCTGGCGAGAAGACCTATCGCCCATCCGGTCGCTGA
- a CDS encoding alpha/beta hydrolase codes for MSRGHCILAHGFESGPDALKVTALAEVAERLGWTHERPDFTDLDARRDLGQLGDVRGRLQRLLEIARAATEKGPVVLAGSSLGSYIAAQVSLQVPTRALFLMVPPTKMGPLPALDAAAVPISIVHAWHDELIPAADVIAWAQARSARLLLVDDGHRLGAHVQAASRAFAELLQSL; via the coding sequence ATGAGTCGCGGCCATTGCATCCTGGCGCATGGATTCGAAAGCGGGCCCGATGCGCTCAAGGTCACCGCGCTGGCAGAAGTGGCCGAGCGCCTGGGATGGACGCATGAGCGGCCCGATTTCACCGACCTGGACGCACGCCGCGACCTGGGTCAGCTGGGCGATGTGCGCGGCCGGTTGCAGCGTTTGCTGGAGATTGCACGTGCCGCCACCGAGAAAGGCCCGGTGGTGCTGGCGGGCTCCAGTCTGGGCTCCTACATCGCCGCGCAGGTCTCGCTGCAGGTGCCGACACGCGCGCTGTTCCTGATGGTGCCGCCGACCAAGATGGGGCCGCTGCCGGCGCTGGATGCCGCTGCGGTGCCGATCTCCATCGTGCATGCCTGGCACGATGAACTGATTCCGGCCGCCGACGTCATTGCCTGGGCGCAGGCCCGTTCGGCGCGGCTGCTGTTGGTCGATGACGGGCATCGCCTGGGTGCGCATGTGCAGGCCGCTTCGCGCGCCTTCGCCGAACTGCTGCAGAGCCTGTGA